From Mycobacteriales bacterium, one genomic window encodes:
- a CDS encoding prepilin-type N-terminal cleavage/methylation domain-containing protein: MLARIRKMQEENEGGFTLIELLVVIIIIGILAAIAIPVFLNQRKKGYDAGIKSDLRNAATAEETYLTDYSGYATTQAELVTEGWKPSSKTDYKNGAQTISISVRNGNGSYCLHADSASGKTWYYDSANGGLLDQGTTCS; the protein is encoded by the coding sequence ATGCTCGCTCGCATCCGCAAGATGCAGGAGGAGAACGAGGGCGGCTTCACCCTCATCGAGCTCCTCGTCGTCATCATCATCATCGGCATCCTCGCCGCGATCGCGATCCCGGTCTTCCTCAACCAGCGCAAGAAGGGCTACGACGCGGGCATCAAGTCCGACCTGCGCAACGCGGCCACGGCCGAGGAGACCTACCTCACCGACTACAGCGGCTACGCGACGACGCAGGCCGAGCTCGTCACCGAGGGTTGGAAGCCGTCCAGCAAGACCGACTACAAGAACGGTGCTCAGACGATCAGCATCTCGGTCCGCAATGGCAACGGGTCGTACTGCCTCCACGCCGACTCGGCGTCGGGCAAGACCTGGTACTACGACAGCGCCAACGGCGGTCTGCTCGACCAGGGCACGACCTGCTCGTAA
- a CDS encoding type II secretion system F family protein, translating to MATTLFKYQVRDRTGKLISGELQAETEAALVSRLRSMGYAPVSISQGNTGMQKEITIPGFGKKVKLKDLAIFSRQFATMINSGLSLMRSLTILAEQTENPELARLVGEVRNEVEAGNSLSVAMGKFPKVFPPLMVNLCRAGEIGGFLDTVLLQIAENYEAEVKLRSKIKSAMTYPVVVGCIALIALTVMLTFVVPTFANIFASLGSKLPAPTQMLVDISHWMKYLIPAGIIGGIAGMIVWRRIRDLEKVRAFVDPLKLKVPVFGPLFQKVAIARFARNLGTMIKSGVPILQALEIVADTTGNWTITQAVHDVQDSVRQGEALTQPLSQHDVFPPMVVQMMAVGEDTGALDTMLAKIAEFYDQEVEATTESLTALIEPIMIAVLGGLVGGMIVCLYLPIFSVYNHIGS from the coding sequence CCGGGACCGCACCGGCAAGCTGATCAGCGGCGAGCTTCAGGCCGAGACAGAGGCCGCGCTGGTCTCGCGGCTGCGCTCGATGGGCTACGCCCCGGTCTCGATCAGCCAGGGCAACACCGGCATGCAGAAAGAGATCACCATTCCCGGCTTCGGGAAGAAGGTGAAGCTCAAGGACCTTGCGATCTTCTCGCGCCAGTTCGCGACGATGATCAACTCGGGCCTGTCGCTGATGCGTTCGCTCACGATCCTTGCCGAGCAGACCGAGAACCCGGAGCTCGCCCGGCTGGTCGGCGAGGTACGCAACGAGGTCGAGGCCGGCAACTCGCTGTCCGTCGCCATGGGCAAGTTCCCCAAGGTGTTCCCGCCGCTGATGGTCAACCTCTGCCGCGCCGGCGAGATCGGCGGCTTCCTCGACACCGTGCTGCTTCAGATTGCCGAGAACTACGAGGCAGAGGTCAAGCTCCGCTCCAAGATCAAGTCGGCGATGACCTATCCCGTGGTCGTCGGGTGCATCGCGCTCATCGCACTGACGGTCATGTTGACGTTCGTGGTCCCCACGTTCGCCAACATCTTCGCCTCACTCGGCTCGAAGCTGCCGGCGCCGACCCAGATGCTGGTCGACATCTCGCACTGGATGAAGTACCTCATCCCGGCCGGGATCATCGGCGGCATCGCCGGCATGATCGTCTGGCGCCGGATCCGCGACCTGGAGAAGGTCCGGGCGTTCGTCGACCCGCTCAAGCTGAAGGTGCCGGTCTTCGGGCCGCTGTTCCAGAAGGTCGCGATCGCCCGCTTCGCCCGCAACCTCGGGACGATGATCAAGTCGGGCGTTCCGATCCTGCAGGCGCTCGAGATCGTGGCGGACACCACCGGGAACTGGACCATCACCCAGGCGGTGCACGACGTCCAGGACAGCGTCCGGCAGGGTGAGGCGCTCACCCAGCCCTTGAGCCAGCACGACGTGTTCCCGCCGATGGTGGTGCAGATGATGGCGGTCGGTGAGGACACCGGCGCGCTCGACACGATGCTGGCAAAGATCGCGGAGTTCTACGACCAGGAGGTCGAGGCGACCACCGAGTCGCTGACCGCGCTGATCGAGCCGATCATGATTGCGGTGCTCGGTGGCCTGGTGGGTGGCATGATCGTCTGCCTCTACCTGCCGATCTTCTCGGTCTACAACCACATCGGCAGCTGA